In the genome of Columba livia isolate bColLiv1 breed racing homer chromosome 1, bColLiv1.pat.W.v2, whole genome shotgun sequence, the window ACACTGTAGGAACAATGTAGTTTTCAGTTAATAGGATATAAGGTTTGTAAGCAACAGTGACTAACCAGCTCTGTTAGTTTTCTCACTTCTCATGGAGATAGGCCTATCTGACATACTGAAGCATGAACACCTCTAAAGTTAATGATGTATGTCAATATCTGCTCTCAATTACTCACAGCACCTGAAAAGGATCTTTATTTGGGAAATCAGGGTGTAAAAATAGGTTTTGAACTTCCAAAAATTTTCAGTGGGGTAGGACTGTGAAAAACATGCTTGTCCCTCCAAGATGAAAAGTTAATAGGTaggggttattttttttgtgtgttgaaACTTTCCTACTAGTAAAACTAGAAAAATTTCcattgaagattttttttttttaatgtttgtcaAGGAAAGAGAATTTGGGGAAAATTCTAGTCAGATTCTAGCCAGATCTATCAGATACCGAGTTCCTTATTATATTACATACACTCTTTCCTTTTAACAATGTCTTTGCTATTGAACTTCTGAAGTTCTTGCTTGAAACAAAGTTTGAAGTTATTGCTTGAAACAGAGTCAGGGGTTAGTCCTCTGAGGTGACAGTATTTCCTGTGAGGTAAATACTCTGGCCTCATATTGAAAATTGAGATGAATCTCAAAACCTTTGTTTAAGGCCTCCCCTACAGAATTATCCCTACATGGTCCCACCTGGCTTTCAGAGTCACTGCTACTCCAGTGCTTGGCCTCATGAGCAACCTGTCTGGTTCTCCAGTGGTTTTATGATGTGCAACACTCTCTGTAAGGGATTAGAGGACACCACACAATTTGCTGTCTTTGATGACCTGTTGCAGATTTGAAGTTGGTTTTCCAGTAGTGAAAACTCTATGAACAAAGACATCCTGCAACCTGATCTCATTCTCATTTGTGATGCTGAAGTTGCTACAACAGTGAAAGCTGTACTGTAAAAAACCAAGACCACTGCAGCtgtaatgttttttaaatggctGGCATTTTTCAGCCCTGACTGTGTTTTAAGATCTAGCTAGATACAGACAAAATATGCTGTCCAAATTTAATTCTGTTGCTATCCATGACAAGACTCTCATTTACTTTTATGGGAGTGGGATCCCATCCAGGGCATTATACAGCTAATGTACAATAGATTGTCTCTTCAAGTAGTGTAATTATCATTGTCCCCAGTGAAGCTACATGGTAATACAAAGAAGAGTTTGAGGTATATATATGCTAGTACATTTGTCTGTCCTAAGTAATAATTCAGCTGTATGATCCAATAACTTAATTGTAACTATGGACTACCTGGATTTTAGTCACCGTGCTGCTCAAAAAGATATATTGTTTCATGTTCCTATGAAAGCTACCGGGTTTGTTGAGAAGTTCTACACATTTTTCCCtctgtgaaaatgaagaatGGATTCCTGAGGAAAAGAACAACTTCATATGGTTGTGTGGCTTTCATATCCACACCAGGATATCATATCTTTCCTTATTAAAATTTGCAAGCCAAGGGTTCTTTAAACCTTAAGACACCACCAGCTTGGTTTCTACTTTAAAAACAGACAGAGTGGAATGATGCAACTATGCAAACAGAAGATAATTGTTTCATGTGAAGAGGGAGAGACTGATCACAATAAATAGTCAATtttgaagaaataatattttatgcaTTATATTAATGATCTGTTTAGGTTGTTTCTTGGCTTCAGTAAGTTTCTGCTAcaaatattttagattttttttcatatttttctacaACGAACTGGCAGCATTATAAACAGTTGCAAAACAAATGTGCttcaaaaacataaacaaaaattgCTGGATTATTATCAGTCATTCTGAAATGctaacagaagagaaaatggtCATTTCACTAGCAAAACTGGCATAATACacagaaattgtattttatgGCTTCTTGATGGTTGTAACATTGACATCATCTGCAGGCTACAACATGTATTTTGGTCCATTTTTGTTTTACCAGTAAGGAGTCAACACTGCATCCAATTAAATGTGAATGTATGGAGTGGGGAATATAAATATGTACACAACTCTTGACATTGATCTGATTTTTAGCAAGTTTACTAAATGACAGTCACTGGCTTGACAATACTGaatgaaaaatactgattttacaCAGATTTTACAGCAAGGTTACAGTATGCTGCCGACAAGCAGTGTCACAAACATAGTCTAAAAATAACCCGGAGTTGCCCGCAGCAGAGGTACACACCCTTCGCTCTTGTTTATTGAGAGAGAAAGCTTATATACTGTAGATTTGCTGAAGTTTAATAAATAAGGTCAACttataatatataaaacaaTATAAACATTTATATGCTACATGCATATCATATAATTTAAAGTAATAATTTATATAGCAAAGAGATGCAGATTTATGTTCTTCCTATTTTCCTTGACAATGCGCACACGCAGGAGGTGTCTATTCTTATCCATCTCCATCCTACCagtttattgttttctgaagtcaGTGCTCTAACGTAAGTTTGGGATGTCTTGCATTGGGAGTTCCAGTGCTTGTCATCAATGCCGCGGCAGCCATTTTTTACAGGCTTGGCTTCTTTACACCTTGTTTCATAAAAGTATTGCTTAACTGGAGAGTTACCTGTTTTAATTTCTCCCAGCACAGTTACCTGGTGTCCTCTAATGTCAATCGCAGACGATTTGTCTGTGACCCATAAACTTTCACTGTCACAAACTGAATATTCCCCTCGGTGACTCCTGTGCTCCGCGTACCTTTTCCGGCGTGAGGTTCTGTTCACCACCACCGAATTTCCAATATAATCCTCCATGAGGTACAGTGGCGGTGGTTCCAGCGGTGTGTTGTCACTCAAGAGGACTCGGGGAGAGTTGTAGCGTCTCTGCTGCCTTAAGAGGTCTGTATCCATTGAGATAACTGGCTGGAAGTctgatttcacattttcatCTCCATCCATGTCTTGCTGAGTGTCTTCTTTCTGCACCGTGTTTTGATAGTTTTCCTTAATATCGACCATCTGCTTAGAAagcttgtttttcaaaatgtctgCCTGAATGAGTTTAATAATAAGAGAATTTATTGAATCTTCTGGCAAACTCCTTTGATCCATGTTGGTAGACTGGATGCCACGGAGATAAGTGAGAAATATCACATAAAAGAAGATGGACATCACCTTGTTCACCTGTAAGATCTGCAAAGAGACAGAAAGTCAACATAAAACCAATTAAATAGGGAAGTTTACTAGATGCTGTAGACATTAAAATTCTTATTTGTTTTAGTTGTCGTACATCTTCTGCATGTTATAAATATAGTTAGGCCATGTGTTTCTTGTAAGATAATTTGTcattatattttataattaatgtaactgtcttctgatttttttttccagtgtttaatCTGTATTTCATGCACTTTTCAAGATgaccttctttttcctctttccatgTATAGTGACAAATACATCTTTTAGGACCTTTCTCTACAGAGGTGTGATAGTATGTCCAGGTCTTGTAAGCAGAGAGAGGCTAAGTTACTTTCACAAAGTCTATTCTACAACATAGCTTAGTTTCAAAACTGCAAGATTATGCAGAGTAACATATTATGAAATGgtggaaaatgaagaatttctGATTTTGCTAAGTGTTGTCAGTTTTTGAGTGTTGATGTCTCCTGGATTCCTCAAATTCCtctaggcaacctgttccactgtttgaccaacctcacgttaacaaacaaacaaaaaaaaccaaccctcaTGTTTAAATATCATTTCCTGTATCTCAATCTGTAGCCGTTACCTCTTGTCCTTTCTTGGGACAcctctgagaagagtctggctccatcttttTTATTCCCTCCCATCAGGTATTTCTACACTTCTATAAGGTCtgcctgagccttctcttctccaggctgaagagtcCCAGCTCTCTTAGCCTCCCCTCATATGACAAATGCtgcagtcccttaatcatctttgtgcaCTCACTCCTGTAGGTCAATGTCTCTCCTGCACTGTGAAGCCCAGAACTAGACATAACACATCAGTCGTGGCCTCACCAGTTCTGTGATGAGGGGAGAGATCCCCCCCTTATTCTGCTGGTGACTCTTCGATTACCCTGTGTTTTTCCCAGAAGAAATTGTGGAGAAATTAGACATCTTAAACAGAACATTTTCCACTTCTTCAAATCACCATTTTTCTTGTTAAGAAAGCAAACCATTTTCtatttaataaagcaaaaagaaaaaaaagaaaaatgttttatcgGAGAATCCTCTATCCGCTCTTAGCAAAACTCCTTTAGCAACAGTGAGTCCCCACTTCATAGTTTGGAACTGTAGCAAAATCAGAGCTACCCTCTGTGGATGTGTGATCTGTCCTTTTATGGacaagaaatgtgttttctccaTTCTCAGTTTGTCACAGTATGAGTTCACCTAAATCTAGACTGTTGCTTGCAGCAATGttatgttttggaaaaaaaaaaaaaatctaagattTTTCAGTTACCATACAATTACTGTCATACCTAAACAAATACTAACTTAATGTAGATGGATCTCAGAGCCCAGACCATGCTGTATAAAAAGACGTCTTCCTGTGCAATTTAGTCTTCCCTCAGTAAATtatgtgcttttaaaaacactaaAGATATTCTAAAACAGATGTCATTCAGCAGATTTCTTACAGCACTCAGAAGGGCTAACCCACACACAGTATGACACATAAGTCCATAGGATGGTGAGCAAAGCTCTAACAACGCTCAGCTCAAAAGCTGAAAGCATTATTCATGCCAACATGCAGCTGCATGTAATCACTGGTCTGCTTAGTTTCAAGACTAAGTGGCACTAGCAAAATACACAAGTTGGAGCAGGTGATGAAGTGGGAAAAGTAAGATTGGAGTTCCTGCAGACTCTTTAATGTCACGCtgcacacaaaaagaaaaggctaGGGACTTCAGAATCAGAACAGTTCAAATAAActactttttttcatccatGTAGGAACCCCGTTGagatggaaaaaatgtttagaagtatttttctaAACCTAAAGTAAAATACCTTGTGGATTTGATAAGAGGGGTATTTAACTAATCTGAAATTTTGCTTGTAGTTTGATTTGTACTTGGCAAATTATTTGctgcaaaagtaaaaatgtttcagaaccaatgtttacatttttttctggtatgTTTGAGAGTGcaaaatttggaaagaaaatgcaaatgcttGATGAAATGACAAATTTTTTACGGCGTTTCTCGAAGACAGTTCACCCAGGAGGTTCATAAGTGGATTGTTCAGAAATTCCAGTCCATGACTTGAAATTGTCAAGCTTACTGTACAGTCCAGCACCATCCAGGATATGTGTAAAGTGCTATTCTAGCTAGGAGAAATGGACATCACTGGGAAACTGCAGCTGCCTTATGGTTTTGGCTCTATTTTGAGTATAAGACACCTTAAAAGTGTACTGGTTTGCAGGGCTGGGCAACATTGCTTTTGATAAATGGCTCTTTGCCTTAAATGGAACTATGTGCTTGTCTAAATTGAGGATAATTTtcaattattacttttttttttttttttttgttaaaccaatacaaatgagaggaaaatgtaaaatatcaaAATGCTTAGATGTTTATGTTTccatattttcaaagcaaatcaTTCTGATATTTCTAGACATGCTTCAAAAGTTACACAATGTGattcacaaaagagaaaaagtgctTACTCAGTATAGTGAGTGAGTGTATAGTGAACAAGTTATCTAAAGAGACTTGCATTCAGAGGAAAGATTTCAACAGAGTTACCCTGTGTAAGAGAAGACTGACCTAACTTCCAGGCTCCTGGGGCAGAGGCTTGTATGGACTTAAACAGAAGCCACTCCAGCACAAGTAGCAACAGCTCCTTCTTCAGCCTTTTGGAGAATGATATAAAAATCCCCCAATAATTTAGTCCttcatatgatttttttctgctctctcattaaaaattatgaaaatttcaaaaaaaatcatttcaggaAGAAAGACGAATTTTGTTCAAGTCAAACTTTTTCTAATTAACTGATAACCATGAGAAGTTTTTGTCATTCTTCAGGGTTGTTCTTGACATTTTCCGCATGTAAATCTctgaaaagtttcattttagCTGTCTTTGTAGACTATTTGCAGTCAAGTAAATGTGATGAATGGTCCCAGAAATTGACACAATACTATTTACAATCCTACAGGCAGTTCAGACTAGAACACTACATTTACGGCATGGGTCTGAGTGCCAGTTAGGCATAGGCAAGCATTTCCACGGTGACCTCAGAATAAGAGCAGAGCCCAGCATCATGCTCCCTAGTCCGGTATCAGCTGAAGTAATGCTGTTGGATACAAATAAATGAGACTATAACAAGTGACTGCTTCCGTTCCTTTCTGTCTGATATCTGATTGTGCGAGAGTATTAACAGTGGTACCTGagctcagtttctttttccacGTGCTTTCAGGTCAGCTGGGACACACAGACTAGTCAATATTAAGGTGTGTGATGGCACATCATTTAAATGGACCTTCAGTATATATTGGATAAATGACACATCCATTTGAAGCAGTATAATCATCTTACTGTGCAGCACCTGCTACGTACCAATATATAAAGCTATGTGGTTGTCGAACAGTTTAGGTAGTGCAAATCCAGACTAATTGATCCAGCACTTTGTCTGGATTCACCTCAAAGGCTAACCTGTTTATGTTGAACTCATTTGCCTGGGGACCCAGTGGTTGGATGTAATAGCGAATTACTCACCTCATTTTGTGCCTGTACCACAAACAGAGTAGGCAGCTAGCTAGGGTAGGCATTAGCAGCTTGACACAGTCTTGCTGCTGGGGTATTCATCACGTTTTCTGTCTCTGTGCTTCTGTATCACCCAATTCCCTTTCTGTTCTGTATATTAGGAGTTCAGCAAGGGCTGCTGACATATTCCAGAAAGCTGTTTTTCCTGAGCAGCTGAGAAGCTTtggcccagctctgcttttgtgCTGTGTTATTCTGTGTGCCCTTCTAGATGTTGGGGTGTATCTTTGATGCTTTTAGCTCTTGCTAAAGATAATCAAAAAGGCGCTGGGGGGCACATGTATCTCAAATCAGCCTTTAAATGTTCCTGGAAAACACTCTGTTTTATGCAAATTGGAAAAAGCACTGGACATAGAGGTAGAAAGACTGGTCTCTTCAAGTTAGTCCCTTTGCATAGTGGCGGTGCTCTCTTATTCAGAGATGCTACCCTAGCTTTCAAAAGTGATTGCAAACATGGTATGAGGAGTAAAACTAAGTGACAATAAGGCATTATGAATGGTCCAGAGGGTCTGTGGGAGCACACATCACAGCACGGCAGGAAAACCAGAATATCCTGGTAATACAGAGCCAGCTGTTAAATTTTCACAAGCAAATTTGACTTAGAGATTGCTGACATTTGTGGCACGGTGGGTAAAAATGAACACCATACGAAAGAAAAGCTCATGCATTGCAAAGGTCTTTGATCTTtcatctgtagcttatttttgcTCTATTTTAGCGGTTTTTATTCCTGCCTATCACTGTGGTGTCAGCAGGGTATTAATACTGTCTAATCTAGGTGTCTAGGGAAGGCCTAAAATTCAGAGAAATACATAAGCTTACCTATTGCTTCATCAATAAATAAAATCCCCAATAGATTCTGACAAAGAACTCTCTGTTCTTTTCAGATGCAACACTTTATATAGTGTtggaaagttttattttgttctgtttgtggtgattaaaaaaaataatctgtattgCTTCATTTTGATCAGTCTCTGAACAGTCTACACAGCTGAAGAGCCAAGTGTCATTTAATATGTTCTGTGAAAATAGTGAAATTCTAGTACTGTGAGATACTGCCTATTTACTTTCAAGTCATTGCTAAGGGAAACTGgaatagaaagaaaagtgaCCGATGAATTTTACATTCAGCATTGTATAATACCCAACATGATTTATGTAAGTCAACTTGAAGTATTTGGCACTTTCTGAAAATTTAAGAGCAGCTTTTGTTCTTCAGACTGAGCAACTGATGTTCATTTGTGGTGGCTGACAGCTTAGTCAGGCTTTTGCCAAAGATGACAGTGTAATTATTCTCATTGCTTGCTAAGCACTGTTTTCACAAACTCACAGAAAGCAGCAAGTAGCAGAATGCCCTGTTAAGTCCCTCATCCCAATAACTGTGTTGAGAAGAAATGTAGCCCTTCTCCTCTGTGCTTATGGGGACAGTGAAAAGgtacagaacaagaaaaatatcatGCATTCTGATTATTCAGAAAGGTAGGAGTATGAAATTATTGCACATGAAAATTTgcactgtatttcaaaatagtAATCAACTATTTGTACAATATGTACCTCTAGAAGGATTTATTAATGTAGATTGCTTTGGAGTCCTGAATGCTCCGAGATATGCTATGACCCTCCTGAATATTTCTACTTTTCAAGATGCAGAAAtttcaacacagaaaaattgAAACTAAAGCTTTCACAAGAGCCAGACCCACTAAGAAGCCTAAGAATTCAGAGACAAAAATCAAGTGGAACTGGGTTACGGTAGCTTTAAGTGTTAACTCTCCCATCCTCGAGGCCAACCAAACTGTAAGTTAGAGTGAAGGAATTTGAAACTAATTCATCCCTTTTGCAGATGGGCTGGGGAGTGCAGCTATACACCATGTCTGAGGATGAGGCCACCAAAGTTTTTTAAGTCTCTGCAGCAGGTCAGTTGCTTTTGGTGATGCATTACTCAAGGCCATTTTCTGAAGAGAAGACACATCTGAGCACTGAGCCCAAATAGCCTCCAGTGAATAATATATACCTAAGTTCTTATGGAAATGGGGTTCATCCTACTGAGacattaatatttccttttcctctctaaaTGACTGGCTGAGCAAAGCACGGCAAGACAGGTGTACACCCAAGTATCAAAAACTCATCTGCACTTTGAACCAATCTACAATACTGTTTATGATTGTTATTGTGACTGTGATCCTACTAGTAGTTGAAGAAAGTTTTCCTGACTCATAATGTTTTTCTGAGGGAtagttttgtgataatacatcTGCTGCATGGAACAATCTGTTTTCTGAACAGTTAAATGCGCTATGTAGAACTGTGGCAATATCGGTTCATTTCAGACACAGCTGATTGCAACGGCATGTCTGTCTACATTTGATCTTTCCACAAATGTATCTGAGATCAAAATGTGATCACCTTACACATACCTGCCCATTTCCAAGAGAAAGGTCAGGAGCAGTTCCTTGGTGCTTACCTCACTACTTggaacagcagctgcttctcacTTTCGCTGTGCAAAGTTAATACTGTTAGGTTTTGGCCCCACACCTTTCTCCCCACCACCAACACTGTCTGGAGTTCAGGGCACTCAAGACCCCCTGGAGGCATTTAAACACTCCCCAGCATCCTCCAGCAATCCCAACAAGGGACTTGACTCTTAATAACGTCCAGTACAATATCAACCACACAAGCTACATCCCCAAGTCTATAATAAACCACGGAAGTAGGCAGGCTTTCCTTAGTCACAACTAGGTCTGTTTTAATTCCTTTCCCGACTGATATTTTTGTGACATGGTATTTATACCTGTCTGTCTCTGCCCTGACTGCCATGGTATAATTTTGTATTAACCTGCTGACTAATTAATCTGTGTATTGAGAAGGTCATTTTAAAGAGTTTGGGAGGCTGGGATCCTGGTTTCTCTGATTTGTTGGATGAGTTACTTCAAAATCTCCATTCATTACTTTCTGTATCTGCGAAATAAGTAACTCTGTTGAATGGTATTGGGGTTTTATCATCCTAGATAAATACCCTgaaatgctttgctttctccctcaaAAAGATCGCTGTTGTCCTGCTAAGAGAGCAAAAGTAAAGATTTCCTTTCTCCACACAAGGCACAATAGCATTGCAATATGATGTCCTACATGGTGTGTGGGAGGTGCCTGTCTATTTTGAGAGTAATGAGACATCTTAACAAATATATTTCCATAAATGTTTTCAGTCTAAATTATCCTCTGTTTTCATTCATCGTTCTCATATCACTGAAATTTGAGCTGTCCATAAGAATTTATCTGGGTTAATAACGACAAAGTAATAGGGCTGCCTTTGTTCACATTTTAAAGAGGAACTGGAATATACAGAAATAAGATGATTTTTGCAAGGTCATACAGGAGTTCTGCTGCAAGTTGGGGAACAGCCCCTGGGTTTTCCTGTAGCACTCCCTGGATCAGGAAAACTCCTCTGGAATGCTCTACGGAAGCTTGATTGATCATTGAGAAGCAtgaaatgcaaggaaataaaaataatgccaTCTGAGATGAGCAGCCAGCTTAATCTTAGTCATGACAAAGAATTAAAGGCGTAGTTGGATAAACAATTTCCACAAAAGCGAAAGTATTTCTACATAGTATTCACAATGTAGCTCTGAAAACTGTCCAAAGTAACAGGAAAACTGAATGTCATGTGCTTAGCTAAATCAATAAATTCCAATGACTTGACTAGACCTGTGCTAATTTTACAAAAACAGATTTTCCCAGAGCTTTGCACTTTCCAGAACCAGGTGGTGCATAATTTGAGCTGATaaacagtttgtgtgtcagttaatcttttcatttctgtttgttaaTAGTGTCAGGGCCAAGCAGCAAACAAATCAAATTCGCAGATGAATTTGGAGGTGATGCAAACAGCAGTGAGTAAAGAGAAATAGAATCTCTGATGGAGAAATGGAGACATGAAATATTGGCAGAAAATTACAAAGCAAAAGTCAAAGTAGAAATTACAAGCGAGCATGCTGGGCAAATAATAGTATTGAGCAATGATATccagagaagtaaaaaaacctAGAAAGGAGCAATACCTGATCAGACCCAGGAATGTTGTAAAACTTTGGAAAGGCAGAGTATTAATAAATGCAAATACTAAGGCATTATATTGCAGAGCTAGGAAGGAATTAGTGCTTTTTGTAGCACAGCAGAAAAATTGGGAGGTTGAAAGAGTTGGAAAGTATtgtcatatgaaaaaaaaattaggaacaATCAGCAAAAAATGTCTAGTAAAGTTGTATGACTGACCTTTGAGGAAATTGTCTTGAACACGCAATCCTTTGCTACAAGCTGACAGAAAAGGCATGACAGAAAACCTACTGCAAAGATC includes:
- the NTF3 gene encoding neurotrophin-3 — its product is MVTPTTILQVNKVMSIFFYVIFLTYLRGIQSTNMDQRSLPEDSINSLIIKLIQADILKNKLSKQMVDIKENYQNTVQKEDTQQDMDGDENVKSDFQPVISMDTDLLRQQRRYNSPRVLLSDNTPLEPPPLYLMEDYIGNSVVVNRTSRRKRYAEHRSHRGEYSVCDSESLWVTDKSSAIDIRGHQVTVLGEIKTGNSPVKQYFYETRCKEAKPVKNGCRGIDDKHWNSQCKTSQTYVRALTSENNKLVGWRWIRIDTSCVCALSRKIGRT